The following coding sequences lie in one Polluticoccus soli genomic window:
- a CDS encoding 1-deoxy-D-xylulose-5-phosphate reductoisomerase, with the protein MKRLAILGSTGSIGTQALDVVAAHPEMFEVEVLSAHSNSALLVQQAQRFNPNAIVVTDNSKYQEVKDALSHLPIKVFSGAEALNDVVQWDTVDTVLAAIVGFAGLSSTLAAINAGKRVALANKETLVVAGELVMQLAQEKKVEIIPVDSEHSAIFQCLVGENPNNIEKVILTASGGPFLGRKPNYLVNVKASHALQHPNWTMGAKITIDSATLMNKGLEMIEAKWLFGLQNDQIEVIVHPQSIVHSLVQFTDSSVKAQMGLPDMKLPIQYAIAYPHRIHNDFKRFSFRDFAKLTFEQPDYKTFRNLALAKEAMYRGGNSPCVLNAANEVVVHSFLQNKVSFIEMSDIIEKAIEHVAFVEHPTLEDYKHSDAEARIYATELVKQSQLSY; encoded by the coding sequence ATGAAGCGATTAGCCATATTGGGTTCAACGGGGTCGATAGGAACACAGGCCCTTGATGTTGTTGCCGCGCATCCGGAGATGTTTGAGGTGGAAGTACTGAGTGCACATAGCAATTCTGCATTGCTGGTGCAGCAGGCGCAACGGTTCAATCCCAATGCGATTGTTGTAACCGACAATTCAAAATACCAGGAAGTAAAAGATGCTTTATCGCACCTGCCTATCAAAGTATTCAGCGGTGCTGAAGCACTTAATGATGTAGTGCAGTGGGATACGGTAGACACCGTGCTCGCCGCTATAGTAGGTTTTGCAGGTCTGTCGTCTACACTGGCCGCCATTAATGCCGGTAAACGTGTAGCGCTGGCCAACAAGGAAACATTAGTAGTGGCAGGTGAGCTTGTAATGCAGCTGGCACAGGAAAAAAAGGTGGAGATCATTCCGGTAGACAGCGAACACTCGGCGATATTTCAATGCCTGGTAGGCGAGAATCCTAATAATATTGAGAAAGTAATCCTCACGGCTTCGGGCGGACCATTCCTTGGCCGCAAGCCAAACTACCTGGTGAATGTAAAAGCCAGCCATGCGCTGCAGCATCCCAATTGGACGATGGGCGCCAAAATAACCATCGACAGTGCTACGCTGATGAACAAAGGCCTGGAGATGATAGAGGCCAAGTGGTTGTTTGGATTGCAGAACGACCAGATAGAAGTGATCGTGCATCCTCAGTCTATCGTACACTCGCTGGTGCAGTTCACCGACAGTTCGGTAAAGGCCCAAATGGGTCTACCGGACATGAAGCTGCCCATCCAGTACGCTATTGCTTACCCGCATCGTATTCACAACGACTTTAAAAGGTTCAGTTTCAGGGATTTCGCTAAGCTAACGTTTGAGCAGCCTGATTATAAAACTTTCCGTAATCTTGCACTCGCGAAAGAGGCTATGTACCGAGGTGGGAACAGCCCCTGCGTATTGAACGCAGCGAACGAGGTAGTGGTGCACTCATTTTTGCAAAATAAAGTTAGCTTTATAGAAATGAGCGACATTATAGAAAAGGCAATAGAACATGTTGCCTTTGTCGAACATCCCACCCTGGAAGACTATAAGCATTCTGATGCAGAGGCACGTATCTATGCAACAGAACTTGTAAAACAAAGCCAGCTTTCGTACTAA
- the rseP gene encoding RIP metalloprotease RseP, whose product MVQALQLLAALSLLILLHEFGHFFFARLFKTRVEKFYLFFDFLFPFPNVLNFALFKKKKGDTEYGLGWFPLGGYVKISGMVDESMDKEQMEAPPEPWEYRSKKAYQRLFIMLGGIIMNIIVAIGIYALVFGVWGEEYLPTQNAKHGIMVDSTAESIGLRNGDKILAVDGKPVPRFRQIMSEFIFSEAKSFTVERNGANVDVPIPSGTIRKIIKGQRSTFILPRVPVVVSNIADKSEAERMGLKENDSIVAVNGQAVRFVDEFETIKKASVGKPIALTVYRKDVFVSLKGTVPENKILGFAWKGPESFFAMDKIKYNPIEAVGKGFSFTGEQISNYWAQLRMIFTSKEIKASESLGGIISFGKIFSPVFDWQDFLMLTAFVSIILAVMNLLPIPGLDGGYVIFLLFELISGRKVSDRVMEKATTVGLVLLLGLMLYANGLDIFRLFKN is encoded by the coding sequence ATGGTGCAAGCTTTGCAGCTTCTTGCCGCTCTTTCCCTATTGATCCTTCTTCACGAATTTGGTCACTTCTTTTTTGCGCGCCTGTTCAAAACACGCGTAGAGAAATTTTACCTGTTCTTCGACTTCCTGTTCCCGTTCCCTAACGTGCTAAACTTCGCCCTTTTCAAAAAGAAGAAAGGCGATACAGAGTACGGTCTTGGCTGGTTCCCGCTGGGTGGCTATGTGAAGATCTCGGGTATGGTGGACGAGAGCATGGATAAAGAACAAATGGAAGCGCCACCGGAGCCATGGGAGTATCGTTCTAAGAAAGCCTACCAGCGCCTGTTCATCATGCTTGGTGGTATCATCATGAACATCATTGTAGCTATTGGTATATACGCACTGGTATTTGGCGTATGGGGCGAAGAATACCTGCCAACGCAGAATGCGAAACACGGTATCATGGTAGATAGCACTGCAGAAAGTATTGGTCTTCGCAATGGCGATAAGATACTGGCTGTTGATGGTAAACCGGTTCCTCGCTTCAGGCAGATCATGTCTGAATTCATTTTCAGCGAAGCCAAGTCATTTACTGTTGAACGCAATGGCGCCAATGTAGATGTACCAATACCTTCAGGAACTATCCGTAAGATCATCAAAGGCCAGCGCAGCACATTTATCCTGCCACGCGTACCGGTTGTTGTATCCAATATTGCAGACAAGAGTGAAGCTGAGCGCATGGGTCTGAAAGAAAATGACAGCATCGTTGCGGTTAACGGACAAGCTGTACGATTTGTTGATGAATTTGAAACGATCAAGAAAGCTTCTGTAGGCAAGCCTATAGCGCTGACCGTGTATAGAAAAGATGTGTTCGTGTCGCTGAAGGGAACGGTGCCTGAGAATAAGATACTCGGCTTTGCATGGAAAGGCCCTGAAAGCTTCTTTGCAATGGATAAGATCAAATACAACCCGATAGAGGCAGTAGGCAAAGGCTTTTCTTTCACCGGCGAACAGATCAGCAACTACTGGGCGCAGCTGAGGATGATCTTTACATCGAAAGAAATAAAGGCATCTGAAAGCCTCGGCGGTATCATCAGCTTCGGTAAGATATTCTCTCCGGTGTTTGACTGGCAGGATTTCCTGATGCTGACAGCGTTTGTATCTATCATCCTTGCAGTAATGAACCTGCTTCCTATTCCAGGTCTGGATGGTGGCTATGTGATCTTCCTGCTGTTTGAATTGATAAGTGGCAGAAAAGTTAGCGACAGGGTGATGGAAAAAGCGACAACAGTAGGCCTGGTCCTGCTGCTCGGCCTGATGTTATATGCTAATGGTTTGGATATATTCAGGCTATTTAAGAATTAA
- a CDS encoding thiol-disulfide oxidoreductase DCC family protein: MKLQHRIPGLEGKTVIFFDGVCDLCNGMVQFVIKRDKDKRFHFASLQSETGRRVLQALPPELKGIDSILLYTNEEVYVESTAAIKIAAMLQGLWASTNALMIIPAGIRNIFYRLIARNRYRWFGKRDLCMVPTPELKARFLD; this comes from the coding sequence ATGAAATTGCAACACCGTATCCCTGGATTAGAAGGCAAGACCGTCATTTTTTTCGATGGTGTATGCGATCTGTGCAATGGCATGGTACAGTTTGTTATTAAGCGGGATAAAGACAAGCGTTTTCATTTTGCCTCTCTTCAGTCTGAAACAGGACGACGTGTTTTGCAAGCGTTGCCGCCTGAATTAAAAGGTATAGACTCGATTCTGCTGTATACCAATGAAGAGGTATATGTTGAATCTACCGCGGCCATAAAAATAGCGGCGATGCTGCAGGGCCTGTGGGCAAGCACAAACGCGCTCATGATCATTCCCGCAGGTATCCGAAATATTTTCTATCGCCTCATTGCCCGCAACCGTTATCGCTGGTTTGGGAAGAGAGATCTGTGCATGGTGCCAACTCCAGAGCTGAAGGCACGCTTCCTTGATTGA
- a CDS encoding T9SS type A sorting domain-containing protein translates to MKALLLLAVSLPLFINAQTIHNNSFENWYIVNYNVLANWMTSNEITIPQYGAPNVTKISPGVTNSSLRLATIAVGLDTMIGFITNAAGLTTGEGGMPYSQRPTGLQGDFRYNIAPHDTARILVSFKHSGVVFATDMISIWGAQQSFGQKNFSLPVMTASGLTPDSVVIAITSGDFLNSPAANSYIEIDNLVFTGSNLTQGINGDFDNWLLESFVDLNDWAPTGSVFQTSDAFSGNYAAKLMSKNNGVVIEAASIKQNFVPSKTIDTLIGWYKYTSKTPDSASVEVNMVGIGGPSAIITKFLPAVAGYTQFKIPLVGANSSTVKATILIGSSRLSPLMGDSSTLYLDSLVIKPQVVEVKEVANNTSVHVYPNPVKDVLTIAMDDDLETKAAVAVYNSTGTKVYLGMAIIQGGRAAIPVKQLATGMYIYEVKLDEAEYKGRFMKE, encoded by the coding sequence ATGAAAGCGCTACTTCTCCTCGCTGTGAGCCTGCCGCTATTTATAAACGCTCAAACCATTCACAACAACAGTTTCGAGAACTGGTACATCGTTAACTACAACGTGCTGGCAAATTGGATGACATCGAATGAGATCACCATTCCGCAATATGGTGCACCAAATGTGACTAAGATCAGCCCGGGAGTTACCAATTCATCTTTAAGGCTGGCAACGATTGCAGTTGGACTCGATACCATGATCGGGTTTATCACTAATGCCGCGGGGCTAACTACAGGAGAAGGGGGAATGCCTTATTCACAGCGGCCAACTGGATTGCAAGGTGATTTCAGGTATAACATAGCACCTCACGATACTGCACGCATCCTGGTATCGTTCAAGCATTCGGGGGTAGTGTTTGCCACCGATATGATCTCTATATGGGGTGCGCAACAATCGTTTGGTCAAAAAAACTTTTCCCTGCCTGTTATGACAGCATCGGGCCTTACACCTGACTCGGTTGTTATTGCAATAACCTCCGGCGATTTTCTTAACTCGCCTGCGGCAAACAGCTATATCGAAATAGACAATCTTGTATTTACAGGGTCCAATCTTACACAGGGCATCAACGGCGATTTTGACAACTGGCTACTCGAATCTTTTGTTGATCTTAATGACTGGGCGCCTACAGGTTCTGTATTTCAAACGAGCGATGCATTTTCCGGTAACTATGCTGCGAAGCTTATGTCGAAAAACAATGGTGTTGTTATAGAGGCAGCAAGTATTAAGCAGAATTTTGTTCCATCCAAAACCATAGATACATTGATCGGCTGGTATAAGTACACATCAAAAACTCCGGATTCTGCCAGCGTCGAGGTCAATATGGTCGGTATAGGTGGGCCTTCTGCAATAATTACGAAATTCCTTCCCGCCGTAGCCGGTTATACGCAATTCAAAATACCGTTAGTGGGCGCAAACAGTTCAACAGTGAAGGCAACGATATTGATCGGGTCGTCAAGGTTGAGTCCGTTGATGGGCGATAGCAGTACACTCTATCTCGATTCGCTTGTGATCAAGCCGCAGGTTGTAGAAGTAAAAGAGGTGGCGAATAATACCAGCGTTCACGTTTATCCTAACCCGGTAAAAGATGTTTTGACTATTGCGATGGACGACGACCTTGAAACGAAAGCGGCAGTCGCAGTATATAATTCTACAGGTACCAAAGTGTATTTAGGTATGGCAATTATTCAAGGTGGTAGAGCTGCGATACCTGTAAAGCAGCTTGCTACCGGTATGTACATTTACGAAGTAAAGCTAGACGAAGCTGAATACAAAGGCAGATTTATGAAAGAATAG
- a CDS encoding dihydroorotase → MNNLIIKGATIINEGKEELKDVLIKDGRIDQIGEHINPQGNIREINAEGLYLLPGAIDDQVHFREPGLTHKATIASEARAAVAGGVTSFMEMPNTNPAALTQELLEAKYEIGRNTSVANYSFFMGVANDNTDEVLRTNDRKKDVCGVKIFMGSSTGNMLVDNYITLNRIFSESELLIATHCEDERIIKANKEKYPDANDASFHPLIRDVEACFESSFSAVQLAKKYNSRLHILHISTAKELQLFTNMFPLEEKRITSEVCVHHLHFTADDYARYGNLIKCNPAIKAAENKNALWDALLDDRLDIIATDHAPHTWEEKQLPYQSAPSGVPLVQHSLLLMLEYVKAGKISLEKVVEKMCHAPATCFQLAERGFIREGYFADLVLVDLNDTTAVSKDNILYHCGWSPFEGHSFPAQIKYTLVNGNVVYENGRINDSVKGQRLSFNR, encoded by the coding sequence ATGAACAATCTTATTATAAAAGGTGCGACAATAATTAACGAAGGAAAGGAAGAGCTTAAAGATGTGTTGATAAAAGATGGGCGTATTGATCAGATAGGTGAGCACATCAATCCGCAGGGTAATATACGTGAGATAAACGCTGAGGGCTTGTATCTCCTTCCCGGTGCTATTGACGACCAGGTGCATTTTCGCGAACCAGGGCTAACGCACAAGGCCACAATCGCTTCTGAAGCACGTGCAGCCGTTGCAGGCGGCGTTACCTCGTTTATGGAGATGCCGAATACAAACCCTGCAGCGCTTACACAAGAGCTGCTGGAAGCAAAATACGAGATCGGTAGAAACACATCAGTAGCCAACTATTCGTTCTTTATGGGTGTGGCCAACGATAATACAGATGAGGTGCTGCGCACCAACGATAGGAAAAAAGATGTGTGCGGTGTGAAAATATTCATGGGCTCCAGCACCGGGAATATGCTGGTGGATAACTACATAACATTAAACCGTATTTTTTCGGAGTCTGAACTGCTCATTGCGACACACTGTGAAGATGAACGGATTATCAAAGCCAACAAAGAAAAATATCCTGATGCGAATGATGCCTCCTTCCATCCATTGATACGCGACGTGGAAGCTTGTTTTGAGAGTTCGTTCTCAGCGGTACAACTTGCAAAGAAATACAATAGCAGGCTGCACATACTGCATATCTCAACTGCGAAAGAGCTGCAGTTGTTCACCAATATGTTCCCTTTGGAAGAGAAACGCATCACTTCGGAAGTCTGTGTACACCACCTGCACTTTACGGCCGATGATTATGCACGTTATGGCAACCTGATAAAATGCAACCCAGCTATCAAGGCTGCGGAAAACAAGAATGCGCTTTGGGACGCGTTGCTGGATGACAGGCTCGATATAATCGCTACCGACCATGCTCCGCATACCTGGGAGGAAAAACAACTTCCTTACCAGTCTGCACCATCAGGAGTTCCGCTGGTACAGCACTCTTTACTGCTCATGCTTGAGTATGTAAAAGCTGGAAAAATATCGCTGGAGAAAGTAGTGGAGAAAATGTGCCATGCACCAGCAACCTGCTTCCAGCTGGCTGAACGCGGATTTATTCGCGAAGGTTATTTTGCCGACCTGGTATTGGTCGATCTCAACGATACAACCGCCGTTAGCAAAGACAATATTTTGTACCACTGTGGCTGGTCTCCGTTTGAAGGACACAGTTTCCCCGCACAGATCAAATACACGCTGGTAAACGGTAATGTAGTATATGAGAATGGCAGAATTAACGATTCAGTAAAAGGACAAAGGCTTAGCTTTAACAGGTAA
- a CDS encoding MutS-related protein gives MQNDKTTLKDLSVFTAEIGSGVFGLLQHTTSTVGQDMLKKQVLNPPGSFEALQAVQDTVKFWAKNVDQWPQIISNGTLVMLEKFFESADNSSAPPSGFALMMSNFFQKLLNRGQYFFTQFSISHLSDFLKGCLKFTELLKRDDLPALLRSELEAMQEELQHRLTNDIVQVDQRTRFKDLSRLSFHARREMKNPVYRLIDHYARIDAWRSLALATIKNKWVFPELLPASPVHFEAKGLYHPLLQVPVDYDITFSDQKNFLLLTGANMSGKTTFMRAMGVGALLAHLGTGVPASAMRISFLQGIITNMHVEDNILRGESYFLAEVHRMKHTSERLLQPAPHLVLMDELFKGTNVHDAYECTRAVVEGLLNRPHHLMILSTHLYEVAQHFKETTGIQFAYFVTDLASDGSYEFRYELREGISNDRIGYRILQKEGVLDLLRRSPRQG, from the coding sequence ATGCAGAATGATAAAACTACCCTGAAAGACCTCTCGGTATTCACGGCCGAGATAGGGAGTGGAGTATTTGGGCTTTTGCAGCATACCACCAGCACTGTTGGGCAGGATATGTTGAAAAAACAGGTGCTCAATCCGCCGGGTAGTTTTGAAGCATTGCAGGCTGTTCAGGATACTGTAAAATTTTGGGCAAAGAATGTTGATCAGTGGCCACAGATAATATCAAACGGTACGCTGGTAATGCTGGAGAAATTTTTCGAATCAGCAGATAACAGTAGTGCACCGCCTTCGGGTTTTGCGCTGATGATGAGCAATTTTTTCCAGAAGCTGCTAAACCGTGGACAATACTTCTTTACCCAATTCTCTATCTCCCATCTTTCCGATTTCCTAAAAGGCTGCCTGAAGTTTACAGAGCTCTTGAAGCGCGATGACCTACCTGCATTACTCCGCAGTGAACTGGAGGCTATGCAGGAAGAATTGCAGCACAGGTTAACTAATGATATTGTGCAGGTAGACCAACGTACGCGGTTCAAAGACCTGAGCCGCCTGAGCTTTCATGCGCGTAGGGAGATGAAGAACCCTGTGTATCGCCTGATAGATCACTATGCGCGGATAGATGCGTGGCGATCGCTGGCGCTGGCTACGATAAAAAACAAGTGGGTATTCCCCGAATTGTTGCCTGCGTCCCCGGTACATTTTGAGGCAAAAGGCTTGTACCATCCATTGCTGCAGGTACCGGTTGACTACGACATAACCTTCAGCGATCAAAAGAATTTTCTCTTGCTCACCGGTGCCAACATGTCTGGTAAAACAACCTTCATGCGTGCTATGGGTGTCGGGGCGCTATTGGCTCATTTGGGTACTGGCGTTCCAGCATCGGCAATGCGCATCAGCTTTTTGCAGGGCATTATTACCAACATGCATGTCGAAGACAACATCCTTCGCGGCGAAAGTTATTTCCTGGCCGAGGTCCACAGGATGAAGCACACATCCGAAAGGCTCTTGCAGCCAGCCCCGCACCTGGTGCTGATGGACGAACTATTTAAAGGCACCAATGTGCACGATGCCTATGAATGTACCCGGGCGGTGGTTGAGGGCCTGCTGAACCGCCCCCATCACCTGATGATCCTGTCTACCCACTTGTACGAGGTAGCACAGCACTTCAAAGAAACTACGGGCATCCAGTTTGCCTATTTCGTTACCGACCTGGCCAGCGATGGCAGCTACGAGTTCCGCTACGAGCTTCGCGAGGGCATTTCCAACGACCGCATTGGGTACCGCATACTCCAAAAGGAAGGAGTGTTGGACCTGTTACGCAGGTCGCCGCGCCAAGGCTAA
- a CDS encoding rhomboid family intramembrane serine protease, which translates to MTDFRPSRFQILPTVVKNLIIINSLIVLATFVLGKAGIDIADYCGLHYWRSHYFKPWQFLTHMFLHGSYNDVNGTIVHLFSNMFALWMFGSILENLWGPKRFLIFYLVCGLGAAVLHLGVVAYEFKAIEHAFMAYQQDPGVNQFDLFLKQHVNLRGGNPLSVQLYRINEIWQNDPSASLGRESVSAINQYLFGTTYQQMYLPGIYDEATVGASGAVFGILFAFGYLFPNTLLYLYFLVPIKAKYVVGAYALFELYAGIRNSAGDNIAHFAHLGGMLVAFILLKIWNKTNRNHFY; encoded by the coding sequence ATGACAGATTTCAGGCCCAGCCGTTTCCAGATACTTCCTACTGTTGTCAAGAACCTGATCATTATTAATTCGCTCATTGTCCTGGCCACATTTGTGCTGGGCAAGGCGGGTATTGATATAGCCGACTATTGTGGATTGCACTACTGGCGCTCACATTACTTCAAGCCCTGGCAGTTTCTTACCCACATGTTCCTGCACGGTAGCTACAATGATGTGAACGGTACGATCGTCCACTTGTTCTCAAACATGTTTGCATTGTGGATGTTTGGCAGCATACTGGAAAACCTTTGGGGACCTAAGCGGTTCCTGATATTTTACCTCGTATGCGGATTGGGTGCTGCAGTGCTGCACCTTGGTGTGGTAGCTTATGAATTCAAAGCTATCGAGCATGCTTTTATGGCCTATCAACAAGATCCGGGAGTTAACCAGTTCGACCTGTTCCTGAAACAGCACGTTAACCTCCGCGGAGGAAATCCATTGAGTGTTCAGCTATACCGCATCAATGAAATATGGCAGAACGACCCATCGGCTAGTTTAGGCCGTGAGTCGGTATCAGCTATCAATCAATACTTGTTTGGCACTACCTATCAGCAAATGTACCTGCCGGGTATTTATGACGAAGCCACGGTAGGTGCCTCAGGTGCAGTATTCGGCATACTGTTCGCCTTCGGTTATCTGTTCCCTAACACCTTGCTGTATCTCTATTTCCTTGTACCGATAAAAGCGAAATACGTTGTGGGTGCTTATGCCCTGTTCGAGTTGTATGCGGGTATCCGTAACTCAGCGGGTGATAATATTGCGCATTTTGCTCACCTCGGCGGTATGCTCGTGGCATTTATATTGTTAAAGATCTGGAATAAGACCAACCGGAATCATTTTTATTAA
- a CDS encoding rhomboid family intramembrane serine protease, producing MKTVPRRSLSSSIPGYEQNAVLQLIIASGVGYVIYKLIEVILMVVDANPVTFSTLFTQNIGLPAVHNFPAKFWTLFTYGWVHGGFWELFTNMIWLYAFGSVVQMLVGYRQVIPLFIYALVVGGVFYELAQLLPGGFFASRPFVFGAAAAVVSMAVAALTISPGYRFHLTPTFSVPLVALVCIFLFLIVISSNLEGPYLFLLAGGALTGYGYVKLLQSGYKPGGWMYGMMDSMNRMVTPDETDWKKPGKKRNEVLTKVKQTRQDNLQKRVDEILDKINQHGYDSLTTEEKEILLRAGKEDNL from the coding sequence ATGAAGACAGTGCCAAGGCGTTCCCTTTCATCGTCCATTCCTGGATACGAGCAAAACGCGGTTCTCCAGCTGATAATAGCCAGTGGTGTAGGGTACGTGATATATAAGCTAATTGAGGTGATACTGATGGTGGTTGATGCCAATCCTGTCACTTTTTCTACACTTTTTACGCAAAACATCGGCCTGCCGGCTGTTCATAATTTTCCGGCAAAATTCTGGACACTGTTCACTTACGGCTGGGTACACGGCGGTTTTTGGGAATTGTTTACCAACATGATCTGGCTATATGCTTTTGGCAGCGTAGTGCAAATGCTGGTGGGATACAGGCAGGTGATCCCTTTGTTTATCTATGCTTTGGTAGTAGGAGGTGTGTTTTATGAACTTGCCCAGCTCCTGCCTGGTGGATTCTTTGCTTCCAGGCCGTTTGTTTTTGGTGCCGCGGCTGCGGTAGTTTCTATGGCAGTAGCCGCACTTACCATTTCTCCAGGTTACAGGTTCCACCTTACACCAACCTTTAGCGTGCCGCTGGTGGCGTTGGTTTGCATCTTCCTGTTCCTGATCGTTATTAGTTCGAATCTTGAAGGTCCTTACCTGTTTTTGCTGGCTGGGGGTGCCCTTACTGGTTATGGTTATGTCAAACTGCTACAGAGTGGTTACAAGCCCGGCGGCTGGATGTATGGTATGATGGATAGTATGAACCGCATGGTTACGCCCGACGAAACCGATTGGAAAAAGCCCGGCAAAAAGCGCAACGAAGTATTGACCAAAGTAAAACAAACCCGCCAGGATAATTTACAGAAGCGTGTTGATGAAATACTCGACAAGATCAACCAGCACGGTTATGATTCGCTAACTACCGAGGAGAAAGAAATATTGTTAAGGGCAGGGAAGGAGGATAATCTCTAA
- a CDS encoding endonuclease/exonuclease/phosphatase family protein — protein sequence MVNVLAAIWLALCALAAIVSPARFSWLALFSLTTPFAVAANVFFMFLWLFSSRKFRSVLSLSALLVSYKVVITILGFNYFGENDMVRRPSTIKIISWNAHGLGIFNRPQNKEFNKRILEYLKEENADILCIPEFSVTKSNIMKPNAEKIIDNGHYIDYRFNPDNSLNNKVYLGTAVFSKYPFRNYESHQLAELIYMMQGDIELPAGKIIRVFFVHLTTFGLSDKDKEYIDDAKQNRTMFEDDLQVSKSFVEKFRNAYAKRAVEAEKAARIIEASPYPVVICGDLNDLPGSYTYTRLRGKLNDAFLDKGRGLGRTYNRISPTLRIDHFFYDAKALKLVGFDCPTTALSDHNPIITNFEINPKPRN from the coding sequence ATGGTCAATGTACTCGCCGCCATATGGCTGGCATTGTGTGCATTGGCTGCTATTGTAAGTCCGGCCAGGTTCTCCTGGCTTGCTTTATTTAGCCTTACCACGCCGTTTGCAGTGGCGGCCAATGTATTTTTCATGTTCCTGTGGCTGTTTTCGTCAAGGAAATTCCGCTCGGTGCTTTCCCTTTCTGCTCTACTCGTTTCCTACAAAGTGGTGATCACCATTCTTGGCTTCAACTATTTTGGAGAAAACGACATGGTGCGTAGGCCCAGCACTATTAAGATCATTTCGTGGAATGCGCATGGTCTGGGCATCTTCAACCGTCCACAAAACAAAGAGTTCAATAAACGCATACTGGAATACCTGAAGGAAGAGAATGCGGACATTCTTTGTATCCCCGAGTTCTCGGTAACGAAGAGCAATATAATGAAGCCGAATGCCGAAAAGATCATCGATAATGGTCATTACATCGACTACCGGTTCAATCCCGACAATAGTTTAAACAACAAGGTATATCTCGGAACCGCAGTATTCTCAAAATACCCTTTCCGCAATTACGAGAGCCACCAGCTGGCCGAGCTCATTTACATGATGCAGGGCGATATTGAGCTACCTGCAGGCAAGATCATCCGTGTGTTCTTTGTGCACCTCACTACCTTCGGTCTTAGCGATAAGGACAAAGAATATATTGACGATGCCAAGCAGAACCGTACCATGTTCGAAGATGATCTGCAGGTGTCGAAATCGTTTGTAGAGAAATTCCGTAATGCTTACGCAAAGAGAGCAGTTGAGGCCGAAAAGGCAGCCCGGATCATTGAAGCCAGCCCATATCCCGTGGTCATATGCGGCGATCTGAATGATCTGCCCGGTTCTTATACCTACACGCGGTTGCGTGGAAAGTTGAACGACGCCTTCCTGGATAAGGGCAGAGGTTTAGGTAGGACATATAACCGCATTTCACCAACATTACGTATCGATCACTTCTTTTACGATGCAAAAGCGCTGAAGTTGGTAGGCTTTGATTGTCCCACTACGGCGCTTTCCGATCATAACCCGATCATTACGAATTTTGAAATAAACCCCAAGCCTCGCAACTAA